One stretch of Chlamydia abortus DNA includes these proteins:
- the rpsT gene encoding 30S ribosomal protein S20 — MAPKKTTKKGGPKKRPSAEKRIITSQKRCLINQSFKSKAKTMMKKFEAALKAGDQTSIASGLQLVYSVVDKAVKRGILKHNKAARIKSRATLRANAKI; from the coding sequence ATGGCACCCAAGAAAACAACCAAAAAGGGCGGTCCAAAAAAACGACCTTCTGCAGAAAAACGTATTATCACTTCGCAAAAACGTTGTTTGATCAATCAAAGTTTTAAGTCAAAAGCAAAGACGATGATGAAAAAATTTGAAGCAGCTTTAAAAGCTGGTGATCAGACCTCCATTGCTTCTGGATTGCAGTTAGTCTACAGCGTAGTTGACAAAGCTGTAAAACGAGGAATTCTTAAACACAATAAAGCAGCTCGTATCAAATCACGCGCTACCCTACGAGCTAATGCAAAAATATAA